In Brienomyrus brachyistius isolate T26 chromosome 14, BBRACH_0.4, whole genome shotgun sequence, the following proteins share a genomic window:
- the sccpdha.1 gene encoding saccharopine dehydrogenase a, tandem duplicate 1: MGSTTTSSSRPYHVVVFGASGFTGQFVVEEIARTSAEGPKGTLKWAIAGRNHQKLESILDQAAEILSKPELKSEVDIIVADVGEPDALAAMCKQAVIILNCVGPYRFYGENVVKACIENGAHCVDISGEPQFLEGMQLNYHSQAAEKGVYIIGSCGFDSIPADMGVLYIRNQFKGTLTAIESFLSINAGPEGACINDGTWQSAIYGVADSDKLRRLRKKFGHAPLPVVGPKLKRRNPLFFSKELEQYALPFMGSDPSVVKRTQRFLHEEYKESPVQYGAYIGVGGISSVVRLLFGAVIFFFLMKFNFGRNLLLKFPEFFSFGVFTKTGPTRKQMESSSFCLTFFGEGYTEGEDISQGKPNAKIHTQIKGPEVAYVTTPIAMVQSAFTILNEPQCLPKKGGVYSPGAAFSKSTLIERLDKHGIHFSVIQKPEA, encoded by the exons ATGGGTTCCACCACCACCTCCAGTAGCCGACCCTATCATGTCGTTGTTTTCGGGGCCTCAGGCTTCACAGGACAGTTTGTCGTGGAGGAAATCGCCCGCACCTCTGCCGAGGGTCCGAAGGGGACTTTGAAATGGGCGATCGCCGGAAGAAACCACCAGAAGCTGGAATCGATTCTGGATCAGGCCGCAGAAATACTCA GTAAACCAGAGTTGAAGTCAGAAGTGGATATAATAGTAGCAGATGTTGGGGAACCAGATGCCTTGGCTGCTATGTGCAAACAAGCCGTCATTATTCTGAACTGTGTGGGACCA TACAGGTTTTACGGTGAAAACGTTGTCAAAGCATGTATAGAGAACGGGGCACACTGCGTCGATATCAGCGGCGAACCTCAG TTTTTAGAGGGGATGCAACTTAACTACCACAGTCAGGCCGCAGAGAAAGGCGTTTACATTATTGGGAGCTGTGGATTTGACTCCATACCTGCCGACATGGGAGTGCTGTACATCCGGAACCAGTTCAAAG GAACCTTGACTGCCATTGAGAGCTTCCTGTCCATAAACGCTGGGCCTGAG GGGGCCTGCATCAATGACGGCACCTGGCAGTCCGCCATATATGGCGTGGCGGACAGCGACAAGCTAAGGAGGCTGAGGAAGAAATTTGGCCACGCGCCTCTTCCTGTGGTCGGGCCAAAACTCAAGAGGAG GAACCCCCTGTTCTTCAGTAAGGAGCTTGAGCAGTACGCTCTTCCTTTCATGGGGTCAGACCCATCAGTGGTCAAGCGAACGCAGCGATTCTTGCATGAAGAGTACAAAGAGTCCCCA GTTCAGTATGGTGCATATATTGGAGTCGGCGGCATCTCCTCTGTCGTCAGATTGCTTTTTGGAGCTGTAATCTTCTTCTTTTTGATGAAGTTCAACTTCGGTAGAAACCTCCTACTTAAG ttTCCTGAATTCTTCTCCTTTGGCGTTTTCACAAAGACTGGTCCGACTAGAAAGCAG ATGGAAAGTTCTTCATTCTGCCTGACGTTTTTCGGGGAAGGCTACACTGAGGGAGAGGACATCTCGCAGGGAAAGCCCAACGCcaagatacacacacagattaaagGACCGG AGGTCGCCTATGTGACAACACCGATCGCTATGGTACAGTCAGCTTTCACAATCCTCAACGAACCACAGTGTCTCCCCAAAAA GGGAGGGGTCTATTCTCCCGGAGCAGCTTTTTCAAAAAGCACCTTGATCGAGCGCCTGGACaaacacggcatccatttctctgtGATCCAGAAACCGGAGGCCTGA